The DNA region GGTTCGATTCCCCGGTAGATCACCAAAAAACGTATCTCGTTCAGAGGTACGTTTTTTAATTTTGTCTTAATTACCAGAAGCTTTTTAGCTTGTATTAGTTGTAAAATATAGAAGAGAAGTAATAAAGAAAGATATTAAAAATAAGAACCGCAAGTTTTATTGGCATAGCCTGTGGAAATGATAGAACATAAATTGTGATAAATAAGAATTAATATATATAATGTACAATTGTTCATTATTGGTATGTGTGGCAATAAAAAATATTAGGTTCAAAATAAAAGCATCAGTAATAGTATTGCGTAGATGTTGAAATTATGGTTTAATATATGTCAAAATAACAAAAAAGGAGTACTATTATGGAGAATAATATATTAAATCCATTAGAAATAAGAGAGGCAGTCATAAAAAGTGGAGAAGAAAAAGCGAAGATAAAACTAGGAAGTGGAATAATTTTAGGTATCTTAGCAGGTGCTTTTATAGCTATTGGTGGATCAGCAGCAGCAGTGGCATCTCATAGTGTTAATAATGTAGGGTTATCAAGGCTTGTAAGTGGAGTAGTATTTCCTGTAGGACTTATGATGGTATTAATTTGTGGAGCAGAGTTATTTACTGGTAACAATCTTATGATCATACCTGCATTAGAAGGAAGAATAAAATTTAAAGATATGTTCAGAAATTGGATAATAATATATATATCTAATTTTATAGGCGCTACAATTGTTTCATTTTTAATTTTTCGTTCAGGGATGCTAGATATTAGTGGCGGACAAGTAGGCGCCACATTAATCAAAGTAGCAGCTAACAAATCAGGATTGAGTTTTAGTACAGCTTTTACTAGTGGAATAATGTGTAATATCATAGTATGTCTTGCAGTTTGGGGAGCTTATGCGGCTAAAGATGTCATAAGTAAGATAATAATGCCATGGTTTCTTATAATGGCTTTTGTTGTTTGTGGATTTGAACACTGTGTAGCTAATATGTATTATTTAACTATAGGTATGTTTGCTAAGACCAATGTACTTTATGTACAAGCTTCTGCACTTGGAGCAGATAAGTTAGCTCTTTTGGGGGGAAAATCATTTATAAATAATTTAATACCTGTTACTCTTGGCAATATTGTTGGGGGAGCAGTATTAATAGGAGGAGCATATTTTCTAGCGTATAAAAAAGATAAATAGTAAATGAGATTAAAAGATGTTAATTTAAAGTATGTAAAATATTTTAAATTAACATTATAAATATCTTATTAGTAAGTTCAATAGAATATAGTTAATATAGGATGATAAGTACATTATATTGTGATTATTATCCTATATTTTTATTTATTAGAACAATTAAAGTATTAAGCCACATTCAAATAAATAACAAGTCAGTATGCTAGTCTATTTTGTGTCATACTGCGTCAGCAGAACCCACCGATAGTTCTAACTAGCGGCGGAACCTGCTTCCTTGTCTGACACAAAATATACCTGCATCTTTGACTTGTTATTTATTTTCATGTACCTTATTAAAAGCATCATATTAAGATTATAAAAGGTTTGTCAAAAATGAGCTACTTGTATAGGGAGAGTATAATAATATTACGTAATAATATTAAGGGATGCTTTATTTATATAATTTTTACTGGCGTTCCTATAGGGACTATATTATACAGTTCTATTATATTATAGTTATAAAGACGAATACAGCCATTAGATACTGCTTTTCCTATAGAAGAGGGATTGTTAGTTCCATGAATTCCGTACTTGGGAATAGAAAGTCCAAGCCAGGCAGCGCCAAAAGGACCTCCAGGATTAAAAGCTTTATTTATTATTCTAAAGTTACCTTTTGGGGTAGGGGTAGATGGCTTACCAATTGCCACGGGGTATATTTTATAAATTTTTTTGTATTTATATAAAATGAGTTTACGATTTTTAGTACTTATTAGTATATTATACTGGAGTCTATACATCATTGTAGAATATAAATTATTATAATCCAAATGGTTCATAATTAATCCCCAAATAAAATTGATATATTACATGATATGTGGATATATAACATAAAGATAATATAAAATGTGAATAATTATTATAGTTAATAATAAATAATAATATATAAAAATTTAGATATAAACATTGTTTTACCAGAGATAGAAAGACTCTTTTCAAAATGTAAATTTATATTTTGAAAAGAGTCTTTAAAAAGTTAATAAGGAAATTTAATTATATAAAGTTTTTTTCCGCATGTATATTCTATAAATTATTTCTTCGAATAATGAAAATAATCCAGTGGTAATGAAATAAATACCTAGAGCAATGGGTGCTTTTACTGTTAATATTAGACTAAATATGCTTGTGGTTAAAAGGCTTAATTTAGTACTTTGATTATTTAAGGGAAGCTTTAAAGAATTTAAATAAGGTATATATGAAAGTAAAGTGGGACAAATTGAAACAAATAAATATATAGCTGGAATTATAAAGTGAGGGTCGGGAAGTTTAATACTGCTTACCCAAGGAACAATAATACTACCTACACTTATAGGCATTTTTATAATTACAAAGTACAGTGAAGAAATTATAGGTAATTGTAATAAGCTTATTAAACACCCTAACATAGATTTAGCATTTTCAGTGTAACATTTTTGGAGTTCTTGCTGGAGTTTAGCTTTATCATTTCCATATTTAGTTTTTATACCTTCAATTTTTTGAGACATGCACTGTTGGTTATACATGCTCTTCTTTTGCTTTATTGATATAGGAATGAGAAAAACTCTTACCAGTATTGTTATTAAAATTATGGCAATACCTAAGTCGCCAGTAATATCAAAAATGTGATTTAATAGATAATTAAGTGCATTAAAAATGATATTCATATAAATCTCTCCTTTTATACGTGGTGTATCTCACCATGTAATAATTGAATTAACTATTTGAACTTATAAATATCATTTTTAATTAAAAAAGCTCACAATATCTCCAAACATCATATTTTTCATAACATAAGTAGTTTTTTATAGTTAAGTTTTTCCCGTATTTTACTGCTTTTATATAGCTATTCTTAATCAATGATACATTAAAATTTTTTTTACATTGTTTCAATGTTATTGCTATATAAAATAAGTTTGCTAAGAATATGAAAAGTAGTACCAATTGAATTATATTGATAGTATCAAATTTCATAATTAACCTCACATATATTTCTAGATAATTTATTATTTAAAAATTTTTACTTTAACCAGAGTCCACTTGAAAAATTCAATAGTGATTATTACAAAAGACATTAATATTAAATAATAAATACAATTGTTTAAATTTAATAAGTAATGAAACACTTCTTTACCAAATAGCTTACCAATAATAAATCGTGAAATCAATATAAAAATTACGTAAAAAGCAAGGGCTATGACTTCATTATAGGTAGTTTCCTTATTTATAAAAATACTTTGATAAAAAGTATAGGAGGAATTTCTTTGTCTAATTCTTTTACTTACAGGATAAAGTATTAATGAAATTGCATTAGCTAATATAAAATTATCAACTGTAATACTAAGAGTTAAAGAGTTATTAACAAATTTATTTGTAATGGACATAAATAATGAAAGTAAAATAAGAGTTATTAAGTATTTTTCAATGAAGTTTAGTATTTTTAAGTACGTGCTTTTATTTTTATTATACTCTTTTATTATGGATATGCAGAATTTTTCATAATCTTTTCCTATGAATAAATCCATAG from Haloimpatiens massiliensis includes:
- a CDS encoding formate/nitrite transporter family protein; the encoded protein is MENNILNPLEIREAVIKSGEEKAKIKLGSGIILGILAGAFIAIGGSAAAVASHSVNNVGLSRLVSGVVFPVGLMMVLICGAELFTGNNLMIIPALEGRIKFKDMFRNWIIIYISNFIGATIVSFLIFRSGMLDISGGQVGATLIKVAANKSGLSFSTAFTSGIMCNIIVCLAVWGAYAAKDVISKIIMPWFLIMAFVVCGFEHCVANMYYLTIGMFAKTNVLYVQASALGADKLALLGGKSFINNLIPVTLGNIVGGAVLIGGAYFLAYKKDK
- a CDS encoding L,D-transpeptidase yields the protein MNHLDYNNLYSTMMYRLQYNILISTKNRKLILYKYKKIYKIYPVAIGKPSTPTPKGNFRIINKAFNPGGPFGAAWLGLSIPKYGIHGTNNPSSIGKAVSNGCIRLYNYNIIELYNIVPIGTPVKII
- a CDS encoding YidC/Oxa1 family membrane protein insertase; this translates as MNIIFNALNYLLNHIFDITGDLGIAIILITILVRVFLIPISIKQKKSMYNQQCMSQKIEGIKTKYGNDKAKLQQELQKCYTENAKSMLGCLISLLQLPIISSLYFVIIKMPISVGSIIVPWVSSIKLPDPHFIIPAIYLFVSICPTLLSYIPYLNSLKLPLNNQSTKLSLLTTSIFSLILTVKAPIALGIYFITTGLFSLFEEIIYRIYMRKKTLYN
- a CDS encoding DUF1048 domain-containing protein; this translates as MILTLKLLKLRLVQEKKLNTENLALYKSITTYIKNSNLAAIEKEEVLQEIISLMLEAQIENKSMDLFIGKDYEKFCISIIKEYNKNKSTYLKILNFIEKYLITLILLSLFMSITNKFVNNSLTLSITVDNFILANAISLILYPVSKRIRQRNSSYTFYQSIFINKETTYNEVIALAFYVIFILISRFIIGKLFGKEVFHYLLNLNNCIYYLILMSFVIITIEFFKWTLVKVKIFK